One Aquarana catesbeiana isolate 2022-GZ linkage group LG04, ASM4218655v1, whole genome shotgun sequence genomic region harbors:
- the ZNF639 gene encoding zinc finger protein 639, with protein sequence MNEHPKKRKRKTSFPARYAVQTNANASADVVVPVKTVENNGIYFDHCYSVCSIIQADPKVPEPEEEQPSTNGDSRENCESPTIIPQPIHEDAVVEVHTEEPECVPSPVTEEEIKDIPLQIQESPESSPSSNLTTPQKWPLLRANSAGLFRCDQCDYNSKYFSDLKQHMILKHKCTESHICKVCKQSYSSEDLLMEHEKEHEEEQLSCKQCDYKTNSYESLSQHVTDAHFNDFLYWCEQCDLQFCTSSELYLHFQEHSCDEQYLCQFCEHETNDPEDLHSHVVNEHTCRLIEISDAYNNGTRGEFSLLNKISFDKCKNFFVCQVCGFSSRLHTNVNRHVAIEHTRFYPHVCDDCGKGFSGMLEYSEHLNLHSSEGVYLCQYCEYSTGQLEDLKTHLDFRHSADLPHKCTNCLLRYGSEEELKTHNQTHEKTS encoded by the exons ATGTTGTTGTTCCGGTCAAAACTGTGGAAAACAATGGAATATATTTTGATCACTGCTACAGTGTGTGTTCTATAATACAAGCTGACCCTAAAGTTCCAGAACCTGAGG AGGAACAGCCTAGTACCAATGGAGACAGTAGGGAGAACTGTGAGTCTCCAACAATAATTCCTCAACCAATCCATGAAGATGCAGTAGTGGAAGTCCATACTGAAGAGCCCGAGTGTGTTCCTTCACCTgtaacagaagaagaaataaaggacATCCCATTACAAATACAGGAAAGTCCAGAAAGCAGTCCCTCCTCTAACCTGACAACACCACAAAAATGGCCACTACTCAGGGCCAACAGCGCTGGCCTATTCCGTTGTGACCAGTGTGACTACAACAGCAAATACTTTTCTGATCTAAAACAGCATATGATCTTAAAGCATAAGTGCACAGAGTCTCACATTTGCAAAGTATGTAAACAGAGCTATTCTAGTGAAGACTTGCTCATGGAACACGAAAAGGAACATGAAGAGGAGCAACTGAGTTGTAAGCAATGTGATTACAAGACCAATTCCTACGAGAGCCTCAGTCAGCATGTGACAGATGCCCATTTTAACGACTTTCTTTACTGGTGCGAACAATGTGATTTGCAATTTTGCACGAGTAGCGAGCTGTACTTGCACTTTCAGGAGCATAGTTGTGATGAACAGTACTTATGCCAGTTCTGTGAGCACGAGACCAACGATCCAGAAGATTTGCACAGTCACGTAGTAAACGAACACACCTGTCGTCTTATTGAGATAAGCGATGCCTATAACAATGGAACAcggggagaattcagtctcctaaACAAGATCAGCTTTGATAAATGTAAAAACTTCTTTGTTTGCCAGGTGTGTGGCTTCAGCAGCAGGCTCCACACTAATGTGAATAGGCATGTAGCAATAGAACACACTCGCTTTTACCCACATGTCTGTGATGACTGTGGGAAGGGCTTTTCGGGCATGTTAGAGTACAGTGAGCATTTAAACTTGCATTCATCAGAAGGTGTTTACCTGTGCCAATATTGCGAATACTCAACAGGTCAGCTAGAGGACCTAAAAACTCACTTAGATTTTCGGCATTCTGCAGATCTGCCCCATAAGTGTACAAACTGCCTTCTGAGGTATGGATCTGAAGAAGAACTTAAAACCCATAACCAAACACATGAGAAAACAAGTTAG